Genomic segment of Sphingopyxis sp. QXT-31:
CGACGTCATCGTCGGCGGCGCGGGCAACGACATCATCGACGGCATGGACGGCAACGATATCATGGTCGGCGGCGCCGGGGCTGACCGCTTTGTCATCAACACCTATGGCCAGAACATCGACCATATCCTCGATTTCGAGCGCGGCATCGACAAGGTGCAGATCGGCGGATACGCAAACTATGCGTCGCTCCAGTCGCACATGTACCAGCAGGGCGCGGACACGGTGATCGAATATAGCACCGGCCGCTTCCTCGTGCTCCAGAACGTCGACCTCGGCACGCTGACCGGCGCCGACTTCGGCTTCTGACGCGCCGGGCTACAGCGTCCTGACCATCACCAGCGCATCGACGAAGCCCAGCGCGGGATGCTCGAACGCGCCCGGCAGCCGCCCGACGACCGCGAAGCCCAACGACTCCCACAGCCGCACCGCGCGCTCGTTGCTCGCCACGACGAAGTTGAACTGCATCGCCCGAAACCCGCGCGCCTTTGCTTCGTCAAAGCTATGCAGCGCCATCGCCTGCGCCACCCCGCGCCCCGTCGCCGCGGCACCAGTCATATAGCCGCAGTTCGCGACATGCGCCCCGCCGCCCGCTTGATTGGCGCGCAGATAATAGGTGCCGAGCACGACCCCGCCCTCCTCCGCGACAAACACCGCCTTGTCCGCCCCGAACCAGTAAGCGAGCGCCTCGGCCTCGCTCATGTCGCGCGCCAGCGTATAGGTCTCGCCCGCGCCAATCACCGGGCCGATGATCGCCCAGATCGCGGCGCGATCACCCGCATCCGCCGGCCGGATGACCAGGCTCACACCGCGCGCCGCATCAAGAACGAGCCCGCGCCATAAGGCCCCTCGCCCCCCGGCGCTGCATAGTCGTACCCTTGCGCCGCCCAATAGCTGTCGGCCCCGTTCACCGCGACCAGCCGGACCTCGCGGCACCCAGCCGCCTTCGCCTGCGCCAGCACGAAAGCCGCCGCCGCCGCGCCCGCTCCCATACCCCGCGCCGCAGGCAGCAAGGCGATGTCATGGAAATAATAGATGCCGGCCGCCGCGGGCAGCGCCCCGAGCAGCGCCCCGATTTTAGGCACCGCGCCGTCGTGCCACGGATGCGTCACCAACAGCCCGGCGACCACATCATCGACCTCGAACACCCGGCATCCGTCGGGATAGAGCGCCAGCCGCTCGGCATAGACCGCCAGCGGCTCGGTAAATTCGCCATGCACCGCATCCGCAATCGCCACCACCGCGGGCAGGTCGTCCGCGCGCATCGCGCGCCAACCGCCGCTCATGCCGCGCCCGTGAAGGGCGCCACCACCTCCGCCGTCACGCGCAGCGGCCGGCCGCTCGCCTTGTCGAGCAGCGCCCATACCGTCCGCGCCCGCACATGCACACGCCCGTCGGCGCCGGTGAACTCCATGAACCGGTCGAACTTCGCCCCCTGCGGCTTGTCGGCGACCCACGTCCGCGCGGTCACTGTCTCGCCGGGCCCCAGCGCGCGCAGATAATCGATCTCGTGCCGCACCACGACCCAGATATAGGCATCCTTATGCGCCTGCGGCGCCGCCGCCGCCCAATGTCCGGTAGCGACCTGCTGGATCCACTGGACCCACACCGCATTATTGACATGGCCAAGCTCGTCGATGCTGTCGGGGGTAGCGGTGAGGGCGAGAGCAAAGGATTTCATCGCGGCACCATAGCAATCCCCTCCCGCAAGCGGGAGGGGCAGTGAGACTTGCGAACTTGTTCGCTAG
This window contains:
- a CDS encoding acyl-CoA thioesterase, with the protein product MKSFALALTATPDSIDELGHVNNAVWVQWIQQVATGHWAAAAPQAHKDAYIWVVVRHEIDYLRALGPGETVTARTWVADKPQGAKFDRFMEFTGADGRVHVRARTVWALLDKASGRPLRVTAEVVAPFTGAA
- a CDS encoding GNAT family N-acetyltransferase is translated as MSGGWRAMRADDLPAVVAIADAVHGEFTEPLAVYAERLALYPDGCRVFEVDDVVAGLLVTHPWHDGAVPKIGALLGALPAAAGIYYFHDIALLPAARGMGAGAAAAAFVLAQAKAAGCREVRLVAVNGADSYWAAQGYDYAAPGGEGPYGAGSFLMRRAV
- a CDS encoding GNAT family N-acetyltransferase, coding for MVIRPADAGDRAAIWAIIGPVIGAGETYTLARDMSEAEALAYWFGADKAVFVAEEGGVVLGTYYLRANQAGGGAHVANCGYMTGAAATGRGVAQAMALHSFDEAKARGFRAMQFNFVVASNERAVRLWESLGFAVVGRLPGAFEHPALGFVDALVMVRTL